A genomic region of Nymphalis io chromosome 3, ilAglIoxx1.1, whole genome shotgun sequence contains the following coding sequences:
- the LOC126781115 gene encoding cilia and flagella-associated protein 47-like, whose product MSICDSYNPDDVFKRFKVVEFPISFVGLSTTLELDVEVDLDTSAYLKTLCEGRLMKFDDAYEISAAHRAFNIMYKNSHTIEITFIPKNECITKAKYDKQFDNRFVFDLRLIKVDGSRCCYDELHSEIGRYYISGQFEYPHIHHTPENVNFGDVIINTKKTKCIRIQNESMLGAKMQYVRIPGINLDTETFTIYPNTSKKIAITIKSTCLKLKNNITFRIINPHDVFKESSDKNCITYTVNFNIKVIYKKTLKQIQIESLHKLKELNPTYTYTDKELLRHNERNKLALNYLKMSKMLYEKIPILEKYTTDKDKCYTIQSKGIKENNFCQTTQETPSTYDLFQIRLIPFTINFGRVGASTYGEHNLIIDNNTKFNILVEFFKDKYILYSDEKKVTLKMRVKSFVKANVTIFCLAHMEGTFLRSFKYTINEKYHRDHPYTLQISNPTLVVNEKSLKFGMVTTETFVVSVPIRIYNNYNIPVDFKWDELQPDTPFEIIPNAGTIPRHTCRLCEVQYICKPNKTKTHEVELLSISKITRTIPFELSVVTRKLSIKFLQTAVTFRDIALNLETVENVKLENSSREIALFHVVEPLIQGLKIEPMCGTIRPKIVMVFDIVVKIPCILEFNFDIYIKINNKENVILPVSGNVVEPKIIIHPKNIYMPRIPCNMITFVPITFQNLSTLRTVVEVLDTGDENIFDVYVMQGNERKRIFTFNLDGGQSKTVYIKVYDIFRREYEMYIPFRINGLLGPPNQNLCSTELRHYIEDYEKSYENNPKIKIKSTNKDICYCRITGVITVPWINFSVDKFEMNYVQNVENSMDFTMTNVSKYCLPITIVISKLSPIFTLDIHRIEDNEIFINENQIKFELNIGKSANFTLKFQPKAHGRFVSTALLYLDKVMTIPYYNLTFIGKRQIPDMYPDTYKIIFPPCSVGSKLSKMLTLKMDGQSTKELFSCSSKEEPNLTVEIIDSKIELENETYYTYVSVKVSVSCQTTYVQNITLYFQHNNVSCCEVEVCFCFTYCPLTLHTQFLVKAEENSYPYFPLKTQYEIYNYMEVCCSFLEKWMFQQGFRRDLYPIIPDTFHAISASISTQSGGAKSKGINVSYLNFVRRIAGPLMKHIRKISVVGMDESFKCVKEIHDTYREILILLRSRGANVVALQARFLLSYDQFAIYSDNTTSRCNADIILTQQLLADVVLFNRLNKQSWIDLILQSYKVFVMDSCFFECVCMSMQPRDILKIITDWYNENILLQHEKLCGKGKNPKNITNITTDLADGIALISTILSYCPFMEEHFQLFCDDCNNCEENTIINNACLIIEAINILKLYFPLSSKDFLHPNFLVMLFLSIHLYVTLPMFKTKDLVEFNPPLLRSSSRLLAISPSNQESLIFNYIILNNMKSNFTVEKMSSADSGKKIYLSVKYTANFVAKETAVLLVHGFNKTRIFDTYIIFILTGHAGSLYPIRKCKVTGPLYRPNKVDVLVASPFAVNAVYKLYLTDTEPTIPVNFEKDIHPKFCISRLYLIDQEITLSGIPKESGQEVLEHKLYFQIVCLSTQIENSWLWFRSDIGEFFIRITTQPRWDLAIDTLQVKVQTWPMDPCTCGESCECYRTTAVMVPHRNELMVKSLRYALLEQASDVMIQVFDRLIETATGKIILGMLLKEGGSNLSEVQHILRSEVTFRITSKTLFPRLEKVTLTQHTSAFLALPVTIPAKDKSEKYSITLTSECGMDIRTYRIIFIE is encoded by the exons atgtctatATGTGATTCCTACAACCCTGATgatgtttttaaaagatttaaagttGTAGAATTTCCGATCTCTTTTGTAGGACTATCTACAACTCTTGAATTGGATGTTGAAGTCGATCTTGACACATCTGCTTATCTGAAAACACTATGTGAAGGACGTTTAatg aaatttGATGACGCCTATGAAATTTCTGCCGCACATAGGgcgtttaatataatgtataaaaatagccACACGATTGAAATAACGTTTATACCTAAAAACGAATGTATAACGAAAGCAAAATACGATAAACAATTTGATAACAGATTTGTATTTGATTTACGTTTAATAAAAGTCGATGGAAGTAGATGTTGTTATGATGAACTTCATTCCGAAATTGgtagatattatattagtgGTCAATTTGAATATCCACATATACACCACACCCCAGAAAACGTAAATTTTGGAGATGTCATTATAAATACtaagaaaacaaaatgtataagaATACAGAATGAATCGATGTTGGGTGCAAAGATGCAATACGTTAGAATTCCTGGCATTAATTTAGACACCGAAACGTTTACAATATACCCAAATACGTCAAAAAAAATAGCCATAACAATAAAATCCACatgtcttaaattaaaaaataacataacatttagAATAATTAATCCACACGACGTATTTAAAGAATCGTCAGACAAAAATTGTATAACTTAtactgttaattttaatataaaagtaatttataaaaagaccttgaaacaaatacaaattgaATCATTGCATAAATTGAAGGAATTAAATCCAACCTATACATACACAGACAAGGAATTGTTAAGGCATAATGAAAGAAATAAACTAGCactaaattatcttaaaatgtctaaaatgttatatgaaaaaataccTATTTTAGAAAAGTACACTACCGACAAAGACAAATGTTATACAATACAATCAAAGGGcattaaagaaaacaatttttgtCAAACTACCCAAGAAACACCCTCAACATACGACCTATTCCAAATAAGATTAATTCCTTTTACTATAAATTTTGGAAGAGTCGGTGCATCAACTTATGGGGAACATAATCtcataattgataataatacgAAATTCAATATATTAGTGGAATTCTTCAAAGATAAGTATATACTTTACTCAGACGAAAAAAAAGTGACATTAAAAATGAGAGTTAAATCTTTTGTAAAAGccaatgttacaatattttgcTTGGCACATATGGAAGGGACATTTTTGCGTTCATTTAAATAcactataaatgaaaaatatcacAGAGATCACCCATATACCTTACAAATTAGCAATCCAACCTTAGTGGTAAATGAAAAAAGTTTAAAGTTTGGTATGGTTACAACAGAAACATTCGTAGTTTCGGTTCctattagaatttataataattataatatacccGTTGACTTTAAGTGGGATGAATTACAGCCGGATACACCTTTTGAAATAATACCAAATGCTGGAACTATACCACGACACACGTGTAGATTATGTGAAGTGCAATATATATGCAAGcccaataaaacaaaaacacatgaagttgaattattatcaataagtaAAATTACAAGAACTATACCTTTTGAACTTAGCGTTGTTACTCGTAAGCTGTCGATCAAATTTTTACAGACGGCCGTAACATTTAGAGAcattgctttaaatttagaaactGTTGAAAACGTTAAGCTTGAGAACTCATCAAGAGAAATCGCTCTTTTTCATGTTGTGGAGCCATTAATTCAAGGATTAAAGATAGAACCAATGTGTGGTACCATTCGTCCAAAAATAGTGATGGTGTTCGATATAGTTGTGAAAATTCCATGCAttcttgaatttaattttgatatatatataaagataaataataaagaaaatgtcaTCTTACCGGTAAGTGGGAATGTCGTGgaaccaaaaataataatacaccctaaaaatatttacatgccCCGAATACCTTGTAATATGATTACCTTTGTACCgataacatttcaaaatttaagtACATTAAGAACAGTTGTTGAAGTACTGGATACAGGCGATGAGAATATATTTGACGTATATGTAATGCAAGGGaatgaaagaaagagaatatttactttcaatttAGATGGTGGCCAGTCAAAAACagtgtatataaaagtatacgACATATTTCGAAGAGAATATGAAATGTATATACCGTTTAGAATAAATGGGTTATTAGGGCCACCTAATCAAAACTTGTGCTCAACTGAACTTCGGCATTATATAGAAGACTATGAAAA atcatatgaaaataatccgaaaataaaaataaaaagtactaataaagatatttgttaTTGTCGAATAACAGGAGTAATAACAGTACCTTGGATAAATTTTTCCGTCGATAAGTTTGAGATGAATTACGTTCAAAATGTTGAAAATTCTATGGATTTTACTATGACTAATGTATCTAAATATTGCTTACCGATAACAATTGTGATCTCAAAACTGTCACCAATATTTACATTAGATATACATAGGATAGAAGATAAtgagatttttataaatgaaaatcaaattaaattcgaattaaatattGGAAAATCAGCTAATTTCACATTAAAATTTCAACCAAAAGCTCATGGTCGATTCGTCTCAACGGCTTTATTATACTTGGACAAAGTTATGACTATACCATACTACAACTTAACTTTTATCGGAAAAAGACAAATCCCGGATATGTATCCTGATacgtacaaaattatttttcctcCGTGTTCAGTAGGttcaaaattaagtaaaatgcTAACATTAAAAATGGACGGTCAATCAACGAAAGAGTTATTTTCATGTTCTTCTAAAGAAGAACCAAATCTAACAGTGGAAATAATTGACTCAAAAATTGAATTAGAAAACGAAACATATTATACTTATGTTTCAGTAAAAGTTTCAGTTTCCTGTCAGACAACTTATGTTCAAAATATTACTTTGTATTTTCAACACAATAACGTCTCATGTTGTGAAGTAGAAGTTTGTTTTTGCTTCACTTACTGTCCTTTAACTTTACATACTCAATTTTTAGTTAAAGCCGAAGAAAATTCATACCCTTATTTTCCTTTAAAAACccaatatgaaatttataattacatggAAGTCTGCTGTTCATTCCTTGAAAAATGGATGTTTCAACAAGGATTTCGAAGAGATTTATATCCCATAATACCAGATACGTTTCATGCTATTTCAGCATCTATATCAACTCAATCAGGCGGCGCCAAATCAAAAGGAATTAATGtttcgtatttaaattttgttcggAGAATTGCAGGGCCACTAATGAAACACATACGTAAAATATc agTAGTTGGCATGGACGAGTCATTTAAATGTGTTAAAGAAATTCATGACACTTATCGGGAAATACTAATATTACTTAGATCTCGTGGAGCAAATGTAGTGGCCTTACAAGCGAGGTTTTTGCTAAGCTATGATCAATTTGCTATATATTCTGATAATACGACCTCACGGTGCAATGCTGATATCATTTTAACGCAACAGCTACTAGCCGATGTTGTACtttttaatagattaaataaacaaagttggATAGATTTAATTCTTCAAAGTTATAAAGTGTTTGTGATGGACAGTTGCTTTTTTGAATGCGTTTGTATGAGTATGCAACCAAgagatattttgaaaattataacagACTGgtataatgaaaacattttattacaacatGAAAAACTTTGTGGTAAAGGTAAAAATCCGAAAAATATCACCAATATAACAACAGATTTAGCAGATGGCATAGCATTAATATCAACTATTTTGAGTTATTGTCCGTTTATGGAAgaacattttcaattattttgtgACGATTGCAATAACTGTGAAGAAAATACCATTATTAACAATGCTTGTCTTATAATTGAagccattaatattttaaaactttattttccaCTGAGTAGCAAAGATTTTTTACACCCAAACTTTTTAGTTATGCTATTTTTGTCTATACATTTATACGTAACACTGCCCATGTTTAAGACAAAAGATCTGGTTGAGTTCAATCCTCCTCTTCTAAGAAGTTCTTCAAGACTGTTAGCTATTAGTCCTTCGAATCAagaatcattaatatttaattatattatattaaataatatgaaaagtaATTTCACTGTAGAAAAGATGTCTTCCGCTGACagtggtaaaaaaatatatctcagTGTTAAATATACAGCTAATTTTGTTGCAAAAGAGACAGCAGTACTTCTCGTGCatggttttaataaaacaagaatattcgatacgtatattattttcattctcACTGGACATGCAGGATCGCTCTATCCTATACGGAAGTGTAAAGTAACGGGACCGTTGTATAGAccaaataaagtagatgttttgGTAGCATCTCCATTTGCCGTAAATGctgtgtataaattatatttgactgATACTGAACCTACAATCCCGGTAAACTTTGAAAAAGATATTCACCCCAAGTTTTGCATAAGCCGACTTTACCTTATTGACCAGGAAATTACTTTAAGTGGCATACCTAAAGAAAGTGGACAAGAAGTTCTAGAACacaaattgtattttcaaattGTTTGTCTTAGCACTCAAATCGAAAATTCATGGTTATGGTTCAGAAGTGATATTGGTGAATTTTTTATCCGTATAACTACGCAACCTCGTTGGGATTTAGCTATAGATACTTTACAAGTAAAGGTTCAAACATGGCCTATGGATCCTTGTACTTGCGGAGAATCTTGTGAGTGTTACCGAACAACTGCCGTGATGGTTCCTCACCGAAACGAGTTAATGGTTAAATCGTTACGCTATGCATTGCTTGAGCAAGCGTCAGATGTAATGATTCAAGTTTTTGATCGACTAATAg AAACTGCTACAGGAAAGATTATCTTAGGAATGCTTTTAAAAGAAGGCGGTTCAAATTTATCAGAAGTGCAACACATTTTAAGAAGCGAAGTTACCTTCCGTATCACCTCTAAAACACTATTTCCAAGACTCGAAAAAGTAACTTTAACTCAACATACAAGCGCCTTTCTAGCGCTACCTGTGACTATACCGGCAAAAGACAAATCGGAGAAATACTCCATTACACTAACATCTGAGTGCGGAATGGACATACGtacttatagaattatttttattgaa
- the LOC126781437 gene encoding aromatic-L-amino-acid decarboxylase → MDSGQFRECAKATIEMLIDYYENISNRNVLPSVEPGYLMKLLPENAPEEPEDWKTVLKDFYEKVLPGVTHWNSPHFHAYYPTGCSYASIIGNLLSDGLGVIGLTWMASPACTELEVVTMNWLGKLLGLPEEFLNCTDGPGGGVIQGSASEATLVALLAAKDKMVRTLTQTNPDLDLDILKTKFVAYTSNQCNSSVEKAGVLGSMKMRLLKSDPNGKLRGETLKRAFEEDKAEGLIPCYVVANLGTTGICAFDPLYELGPICNEENVWLHVDAAYAASAFVCPEYRHLMKGVEYANSFVVNAHKWLLVNFDCSAMWVKDCYDLIYAFDVQRMYLDDLKTTAKIPDYRHWQMPLGRRFRSLKLWTVLKMYGADGIRDHIRNQISLAQHFAKLVRSDNRFIVEPEPSMGLVCFRLQDGDNNTKKLLQNLTEKKELFMVACTYRNRYVIRFVVCSRLTTKEHIETSWNLIKAETDRLISPDKINAKSQSISTIDHLESINICEKSK, encoded by the exons ATGGATTCCGGCCAATTCCGCGAGTGCGCTAAAGCGACGATAGAGATGTTGATTGATTATTACGAGAATATAAGTAAtag AAATGTTTTACCTTCAGTGGAGCCCGGGTATCTCATGAAATTATTACCAGAAAATGCACCTGAGGAACCTGAGGATTGGAAAACTGTACTTAAAGACTTCTACGAAAAGGTTTTACCCGGT GTAACGCATTGGAATTCTCCGCATTTTCATGCCTATTATCCCACTGGTTGTTCGTACGCCAGTATTATTGGAAATCTTCTCAGCGATGGATTAGGAGTTATAGGACTTACCTGG atGGCGAGTCCGGCGTGCACTGAACTAGAAGTTGTTACCATGAACTGGCTTGGCAAGCTGTTAGGTTTGCCAGAAGAATTTCTAAATTGTACAGATGGACCTGGGGGTGGAGTTATACAG gGTTCTGCGAGCGAAGCGACACTCGTTGCTTTATTAGCCGCTAAAGATAAAATGGTTCGTACACTTACGCAAACCAATCCTGATTTAGATCtcgatatattaaaaactaaatttgtcGCATATACGTCAAATCAGTGCAATTCTTCTGTAGAAAAGGCCGGCGTACTTGGATCTATGAAAATGAGGCTCTTGAAAAGTGATCCCAATGGTAAATTGCGAGGAGAAACATTAAAAAGAGCCTTTGAGGAAGATAAGGCCGAGGGTCTAATACCATGTTATGTTGTTGCAAATTTGGGTACTACAGGAATATGTGCCTTCGACCCTCTCTATGAATTGGGGCCAATATGCAACGAAGAGAATGTGTGGTTGCATGTTGACGCTGCCTACGCTGCATCAGCATTTGTGTGTCCAGAGTATAGACATTTAATGAAAGGCGTTGAATATGCCAATTCTTTTGTTGTTAATGCACATAAATGGCTTCTTGTAAATTTTGATTGTTCAGCTATGTGGGTTAAGGATTGTTATGACTTGATTTATGCATTTGACGTTCAACGCATGTATTTAGATGACTTAAAAACTACAGCTAAAATACCAGACTATAGACACTGGCAGATGCCACTAGGACGCAGATTTAGATCACTTAAATTGTGGACTGTTTTGAAAATGTATGGAGCTGATGGCATTCGGGACCATATAAGAAATCAAATAAGCTTAGCTCAACATTTTGCAAAATTAGTACGTTCAGATAATAGATTTATTGTCGAACCAGAACCTTCAATGGGACTTGTTTGCTTCAGACTCCAAGACGGTGATAACAACACGAAAAAGTTACTTCAAaatttaacagaaaaaaaagaattattcatGGTCGCTTGCACGTATAGAAATCGTTATGTTATACGGTTTGTAGTATGCTCAAGACTTACAACAAAAGAACATATAGAAACGAGCTGGAATTTGATTAAAGCGGAAACGGATCGTTTGATTAGTCCAGACAAAATAAACGCTAAATCGCAATCAATTTCAACAATCGATCATTTAGAAAGTATCAATATCTGTGAAAAATCTaagtga
- the LOC126781119 gene encoding uncharacterized protein LOC126781119: protein MGFKGIHFILIGLSIYLIQHTDAYPRDSSVAKTETLSELPETMSSAVKGSPLQVLSDSDVMIPGRVKCPYEEATEYASCQEHCLPKGYSYGICVSGTCSCI from the exons ATGGGTTTTAAGGGAATTCATTTTATCCTAATTGgcctttctatttatttaatacaacatACTGATGCGTATCCAAGAGACAGCAGTGTGGCGAAAACGGAAACATTGTCGGAATTACCCGAAACAATGTCGTCTGCAGTGAAAGGCAGCCCGTTACAAGTTCTTAGTGATTCAG ATGTCATGATACCAGGCCGAGTGAAATGTCCCTACGAAGAAGCGACCGAATATGCTAGCTGTCAAGAACATTGCCTACCAAAGGGCTATTCATATGGCATTTGTGTCAGTGGAACTTGTAGTTGCATTTAG
- the LOC126781448 gene encoding negative elongation factor E: MVYLHFPSNLTEEELMLQAKYQKLKKKKKALQALKAPKQEPEKPVLPKRPTEARDAREIARKLIKSGAIQAIKSPPTQPQNATFKRPRAGRERKLSGSTGTTGGIASYQPFSASQEPPPPDEKAAPRVKYLYDSFVTAREKEDKGTRNQPADAATPGGKSVYLQILGPQITEEVIRRRLASFEPFTYTQEPEEEKVFLSFETVEIATHAHAALDGCEEGWRITFVRRLPQPAGSWTPASTPRNAPPPKDSKRSLVTYDDIFE; the protein is encoded by the exons ATGGTTTATCTTCATTTTCCATCAAATTTAACCGAAGAAGAATTAATGCTTCAAGCGAAATATcagaaattaaagaaaaagaagaaggCTCTCCAAGCCTTAAAGGCCCCTAAGCAAGAGCCAGAAAAACCTGTCTTACCCAAACGCCCGACTGAAGCACGAGATGCTCGAGAAATAGCACGAAAACTTATTAAAAGCGGAGCCATTCAAGCTATTAAAAGTCCTCCGACGCAACCACAAAATGCTACATTTAAACGACCAAGAGCTG GCAGGGAACGCAAACTCAGTGGTTCAACTGGAACAACAGGAGGTATAGCTTCATATCAACCATTTAGTGCATCTCAAGAGCCACCACCGCCTGATGAGAAAGCTGCACCCAGAGTCAAATACTTATATGATTCTTTTGTAACTGCTCGGGAAAA AGAAGATAAAGGTACCCGTAATCAGCCAGCCGATGCAGCAACACCAGGTGGAAAAAGCGTTTATTTGCAAATCTTAGGCCCTCAAATAACTGAAGAGGTAATTAGGCGTCGTCTAGCATCATTTGAACCATTTACATACACACAGGAACCGGAGGAAGAAAA agTATTTCTATCTTTTGAAACTGTGGAAATAGCAACTCATGCACATGCGGCTCTTGATGGATGTGAGGAAGGATGGCGTATTACATTTGTTAGAAGACTACCACAACCTGCTGGATCCTGGACGCCAGCATCAACCCCAAGAAATGCTCCTCCACCGAAAGATTCAAAGCGGTCTCTTGTTACTTATGATGACATTTTTGAATAA
- the LOC126781440 gene encoding cysteine desulfurase, mitochondrial — MFRVIKNISPIVSKNLLQRCPQKVNAVFMVVQDKHFSSDSANERFALKHEENGRPLYFDAQATTPVDPRVLDAMLPFLVNYHGNPHSRTHAYGWESETGVENAREQVANLIGADPKEIVFTSGATESNNISVKGVAHFYASRKKHIVTTQIEHKCVLDSCRALEGEGFKITYLPVGPNGIINLSDLEEALTPETSLVSIMTVNNEIGVMQPIAEIGAICKKKKVFFHTDAAQAIGKVPMDVNSMNIDLMSISGHKIYGPKGVGALYIRRRPRVRVEPIQSGGGQERGMRSGTVPTPLVVGLGAACELAKHDMAYDHAWMQKLADRFLDKINSKLTHVIRNGDPKYSYPGCLNLSFAYVEGESLLMALKDVALSSGSACTSASLEPSYVLRAIGTDEDLAHSSIRFGLGRFTTMDEVDYTAEKTIRHVERLREMSPLWEMVQEGVDIKSIQWSQH, encoded by the exons ATGTTTcgggttataaaaaatatttcgccAATTGTTTCTAAAAACTTATTACAAAGATGTCCCCAAAAAGTAAATGCAGTTTTTATGGTTGTACAAGACAAACATTTCTCGTCAGATTCcg CTAATGAGAGATTTGCTCTTAAACACGAGGAGAATGGACGTCCTCTCTATTTCGATGCACAAGCAACAACCCCTGTT gACCCCAGGGTACTCGACGCAATGCTGCCATTCTTGGTAAATTATCATGGTAATCCACATTCTCGTACACACGCTTATGGATGGGAGAGTGAGACAGGAGTAGAAAATGCTAGAGAACAAGTAGCTAATCTCATCGGGGCTGATCCCAAAGAAATAGTTTTCACTTCTGGAGCAACTGAATCTAATAACATATCTGTTAAGGGAGTAGCTCACTTCTATGCATcaagaaaaaaacatattgtaacAACACAAATC gaacATAAATGTGTACTGGATTCTTGTCGAGCATTGGAAGGAGAAGGGTTCAAAATAACTTATTTGCCAGTGGGCCCTAATGGTATAATAAACTTAAGTGACCTTGAAGAAGCACTGACACCTGAAACAAGCTTAGTTTCAATAATGActgttaataatgaaattg GGGTCATGCAACCTATTGCTGAGATAGGTGCAATATGTAAgaagaaaaaagtttttttccATACTGATGCAGCTCAAGCAATTGGCAAAGTACCTATGGATGTAAATAGTATGAATATTGATCTCATGTCCATATCTGGTCATAAAATCTATGGACCTAAAGGTGTTGGAGCTTTGTATATCCGACGTCGACCAAGAGTTCGTGTGGAACCAATTCAAAGTGGTGGAGGTCAAGAGCGAGGAATGCGAAGTGGAACAGTCCCTACACCTTTGGTTGTAGGATTAG GTGCAGCATGTGAACTGGCAAAACATGATATGGCCTATGACCATGCATGGATGCAGAAGTTAGCAGATagatttttagataaaattaattctaaattgACACATGTGATAAGAAACGGAGATCCTAAGTATTCATATCCAGGATGTCTTAATTTATCATTTGCATATGTTGAAG GTGAATCATTATTAATGGCATTAAAAGATGTGGCTTTATCAAGTGGGTCAGCATGCACTTCAGCATCTCTTGAACCCTCATATGTATTAAGAGCTATTGGAACAGATGAAGATTTGGCTCACAGTTCTATAAG GTTTGGACTGGGAAGATTTACAACAATGGATGAAGTAGATTATACAGCTGAAAAGACAATTAGACATGTAGAACGACTCAGAGAAATGAGCCCTCTTTGGGAGATGGTACAAGAAGGCGTTGACATAAAATCAATTCAATGGTCTCAGCACTAG
- the LOC126781455 gene encoding ras-related protein Rab-14 — MAVVKTPVLKVILCGEYGVGKSSIFRRFINNTFLPHADKKSTLGLDHFEKMYRVGDKDVKLQLWDTGGMERIASVTSSYYKYAEAAVLVFSLDNASSFHILSQHLLDIVTYAENAKIFLCGNKSDLEGSCPQVTDADIENFCEQCHNLISSTYKTSCKTGQGLEDMFLDIAQQLVECNRSKIELQRLDHNSFKITRPEPPDEPSCSC, encoded by the exons ATGGCTGTTGTTAAAACTCCTGTGCTGAAAGTTATATTATGTGGTGAATATGGAGTCGGAAAAAGTTCGATATTTCGGAggttcataaataatacatttttacctCATGCTGATAAAAAATCTACATTAGGCCTAGACCACTTTGAGAAGATGTACCGAGTGGGAGACAAAGATGTCAag TTACAACTTTGGGACACTGGTGGAATGGAAAGAATAGCTTCAGTCACATCAAGTTACTATAAATATGCTGAGGCAGCAGTTCTAGTGTTTTCATTAGATAATGCCTCATCATTCCATATCTTAAGTCAGCATCTCTTGGATATTGTAACATATGCTGAAAATGCTAAGATATTTCTATGTGGCAATAAATCTGATTTAGAAGGATCATGTCCACAAGTAACTGATGCTGATATAGAAAATTTCTG tgagCAGTGCCACAATTTAATAAGCAGCACATACAAAACATCATGCAAAACTGGACAAGGTTTAGAAGACATGTTTTTAGATATAGCTCAACAATTAGTTGAATGTAATAGATCTAAAATTGAACTTCAAAGGTTAGATCATAATAGCTTCAAGATAACACGTCCAGAACCGCCAGATGAACCGTCCTGTAGTTGTTAA